Genomic segment of Oncorhynchus tshawytscha isolate Ot180627B linkage group LG28, Otsh_v2.0, whole genome shotgun sequence:
ATGGGCCAGATGATGGTGGCGGAGAGGTACATGGCGACAGCCAGAACGGCGTAGGCGGACAGGAAGCGGGCAAAGGGGAAGGGCAGGCAGCCGGTGCACTCACAGATACACAGCACTATAATGGCCGCCGACAAGATGAAACAGATGCAGAAGACGGCCAGGCACCACCTCAGTGCATCGTGTGAGTCGTAGGACACTGGGTCGCTGATGAAGACGAAGATGACGCAGGCTACAAAAGTCTCACACACCTTCAGCAGACCCGGGGCGGTGGCCATGTAACCTGCTACCTCTCCTGGCCTGGCTTTGCTGATGCTCACCTCACAAATGTAAGCGATGGTTGCCAGGCAGGAGAAGACGGTGGCCACAATGCGGTAGTTTTGAGTCTCGCTGCGGTAGGTCTGGCCCTTGAGGAAGTAGAGGGGGAAGATgatggaggcagagaggcagagcaggGAGGCGTAGCAGGCAAAGGTGATGGGGAAGTTCTTCCAGGAGACAGGGGCACGGGTCTGCAGGCCAAACAGCTccaccagcagcaccagcagGGTCCCAGCGAAGCTGAAGGCCCAgcagaacacacaccagtccCCTGTGCCATGGGAGAGGTTGGCCCCATGGACGGTCACAGCAAAGGCCACACAGGAGAACACCAGAGCACACAAACGCACCCAGAACAGGGGGTTGGAGTGCACCACTACTATCGGCATGATGGGATATGGATGATGCTTGACAACTAGAATGGGTTAGATTAAAGTGAAAGGCTGAATAGGCTGGAGATTAGATATTTATGTGGAATACTGTAGGACTACTGTTCTTGGTGCATCGGGTGCAGAGGGATCTTCTAAGGAGACACAGAATTGAGAGCAGCTTCAGTAACAAAGAACAAATTAACAGAATGCATTCATATAAAAACAATGAAGTTCTAATGGCAAGTCTTGATTCCATTATGGTTTTCATAAAACATTCGTGATGGTGTATCATATTTGACGACATGAGGGCAACAGTTATATTTTCTTTTCAATATCTCCTTGTAAATGTAACATAATAATGGGTGACAATACACAAAAGTTTATCAATTCAATCATGGATTTCGCATTTTAAAaaccatgtacagttgaagtcagaagttgatatagacttaggttggtgtcattaaaacttcaaccactccacaattttcttgttaacaaactatagttttggaattccggttaggacatctactttgtgcatgacacaagtcatttttccaacaattgtttacagacagattatttcacttataattcactgtatcacaattccagtgggtcagaagattacatacaataatttgactgggcctttaaacagcttggaaaattccagaaaattatgtcatggctttagaagcttctgataggctaattgacatcatttgagtcaattggaggtgtacctgtggatgtatttcagggcctactttcaaactcagtgcctctttgcttgacatcatgggaaaatcagttttaataactccaacctaagtgtatgtaaccttccgacttcaactgtataagagGATGTGAAAGTATAGGTTCCTTCTTTTCATTTTCATTCTCTGAGAAGGCTTTATCAGCTGAGGGATTCCTGTTCTAaaagtcagtgagtcagtgtcaCTGGACATGCTTTTACCCCCCACCCCCGCTTTTCAGACAGGCGTGGTGCTGAGAGACCCCCACCCGAACTCACAGCCAATCTGTCATCGGTCACTAACAGTCTCATTATCCAGAGACACTCAGGCCTGAGTAACTATtgctccctcccactcccccaagccactctctcctccagtcccctCCACAAATGGTGAAGAGTCCATGCTCCCAGATTACATAACGTAGGAGGGACTAAGAGACACACCTGTTTACATTAACAAAATGTCTTGTTCAAACAGCaggggacagagagtgggagcaAGAGggaagggatatggagagagagaaatagaggaaacagacagatgaATAAAGATGTTAAACTATGGACGAACTCAAAGTGAGAGTGACCAAAGCAGTCAGGCAGAACAGGCTAGTTGAAGTAAGTAAAATGGGGAAATCCCTGTGCCTTAATCTCAGAAAGGCACACTTTAAACACAACGATGAAGAGGAATAGCAGAACAGTGagtcacctccctctctcattctctctctctctctcgtgcaccCTCCCTCTTGTAAGATTTTCCAACTCCTTTATTTATCCCAGCTATGCAGACTACTGCCGAACTGCTAACTGTGTCAAAAGGTGCCAAGTCCCCTCTCCCGATCTCTCTTTTTTTATATTTGACTCTTTTACCTtcataaatctctctctctctttctgtatccctgtctttttctgtctctctatcaaaGAGAAACACTAATCACGTAAACCACTTAAAATAAACCTATGGGAGGAAGTAGTGGAAAAATCCATCCACTCCCAGCCATTACTTGGTACTTATGAAATCATGTTAGGAAAATGGGTAAGCCACCTTTTAGGGGGTGGCATGGAAAAGACAGCCTTTCCTTTAGAGAGGTGCTTAAAATAGGCTCATAGTCTCACACATAGCCTGGACAGGAGGGGAAACAGGATATACAATAGCATACTtttgcacagtcacacacacacaagcttgaGGGTGAAGAGGGCAGGCTCAGTGTTTGTTTGAGGCAGGGGTCAAGAGCGTTGTCAT
This window contains:
- the LOC112226724 gene encoding myeloid-associated differentiation marker homolog; this encodes MPIVVVHSNPLFWVRLCALVFSCVAFAVTVHGANLSHGTGDWCVFCWAFSFAGTLLVLLVELFGLQTRAPVSWKNFPITFACYASLLCLSASIIFPLYFLKGQTYRSETQNYRIVATVFSCLATIAYICEVSISKARPGEVAGYMATAPGLLKVCETFVACVIFVFISDPVSYDSHDALRWCLAVFCICFILSAAIIVLCICECTGCLPFPFARFLSAYAVLAVAMYLSATIIWPIFKFDKKHGGSSRPYGCGRYAGLCDWDRQMAVAVLTAVNLVLYLADLIYSARLVFVTV